The Neurospora crassa OR74A linkage group IV, whole genome shotgun sequence genome has a segment encoding these proteins:
- the set-4 gene encoding SET-4, with amino-acid sequence MTDKLPSLLTPIAPPSRTSFSVSAAVPVQDGIRAQENVEEEPYTIRCICKYPDDDGNTIYCELCDTWQHIECYYPNNSEDALRDPDFAHFCVECQPRPLDRERAKENQRRKLTTGVTEGMADKKSKRPISKSHKKKPKPSDLPLTGQHSKAEKQASIQDSHPPTKKSKSSHKSSHSVSSQAAKRSPQFGSTKSNHAHPPSPAATPPDLPADFEIHTYAPALLSGSSDRGVEIVHTNSFASLQVSNAISAWLRDHNKLQKETGWAYADIFQPLPPNIDQLKRPVDIELSRKTLGQGTVASWKCLKAPSAIAHNVPLVELNGQIGIQSSYCADPDSRWQELTSPLPYVFFHPMLPIYIDTRKEGSQARYIRRSCKPNAMLETYLSDGYELHFWLVTDRQVAAREEITLPWDFRFPNENKSRMLRVLGLSDEDTSAHAESSVDDGEYQALTSWLHNILSEYGGCACNLGSECAFARFHRNHLGKSQAPANPPKTKKRKSKTQSSSTIGTGPATDSRAASEGHLEDAPENDRRSVSGSARSKPPSRDLTPTARQGSFDTLGILTEPTDRDKRKVSMIEETFRRIELQQQPTKKRKARGSDAATTSKKGSKSSATTQTTNATNGPDERHCHFANGETAITSKATSPAASAKSGRVTKSKKTSSRKGSVAVVSHPVPAQPVRLPSRPKYADAGTQTNPDTEANPAPSPARPKRRLVSVTMRIMQHHRWLKEQQGKQRLLNQAVATVPMDVDSPKDNKAVVSVAGSVQDTTLKPSAPSKVTTSDVEMPDAPTVSASHLKAAQSTSVVTAPKSKVLDLRVPMPPVPPFPSSTSLALTSTTSLPAGTSAAQSSFSVTGLPSPLGPSSINGLTANPSPIKKKLSLSDYTKSRMNKAAAARPSVSVPSLKPNAALDEPKLTTSDDNGGAASGSPTTEKVTDTTGSTTAALALTTASSSV; translated from the coding sequence ATGACCGACAAGCTGCCGTCACTGCTGACGCCAATCGCGCCTCCTAGTCGGACTTCATTCTCCGTCTCTGCTGCCGTTCCTGTCCAAGATGGTATACGAGCGCAGGAGAATGTTGAGGAAGAGCCGTACACCATTAGGTGTATCTGCAAATACCCCGACGATGACGGAAACACGATCTACTGCGAGCTATGCGATACGTGGCAGCACATCGAATGCTACTACCCCAACAACTCTGAGGATGCTCTCCGCGATCCAGACTTTGCACACTTCTGTGTTGAGTGCCAGCCAAGGCCCTTGGATCGGGAACGAGCCAAAGAAAACCAGAGGCGCAAGCTTACAACGGGTGTCACTGAAGGAATGGCAGACAAGAAGAGCAAGCGTCCTATCTCAAAGAGccacaagaagaagccgaaaCCGAGCGACCTGCCATTGACTGGTCAGCACTCGAAAGCCGAAAAGCAAGCCAGCATCCAGGACAGCCATCCTCCAACAAAGAAATCGAAAAGCTCGCACAAATCTAGTCATTCGGTTAGCTCACAGGCTGCGAAACGCAGTCCACAATTCGGCAGCACCAAGTCCAACCATGCTCATCCTCCTAGTCCTGCGGCGACGCCACCTGACCTGCCTGCCGACTTTGAGATACATACCTATGCCCCTGCGTTGCTATCCGGCTCCAGTGACCGAGGTGTTGAGATTGTGCATACCAACAGTTTTGCTAGCCTCCAGGTGTCAAACGCCATCTCGGCTTGGCTACGAGACCACAACAAACTCCAGAAAGAGACGGGCTGGGCCTACGCTGACATTTTTCAGCCTCTACCCCCAAATATTGATCAGCTAAAAAGGCCAGTGGATATTGAACTTTCCCGGAAGACACTCGGTCAAGGCACCGTCGCGTCTTGGAAGTGCCTCAAAGCGCCATCGGCTATTGCTCATAACGTCCCTCTTGTGGAACTGAATGGGCAGATCGGGATTCAGAGCAGTTATTGCGCAGATCCCGATAGCCGGTGGCAAGAGCTGACGTCCCCGCTTCCTTATGTCTTCTTCCACCCCATGCTTCCCATTTATATCGACACCAGGAAAGAAGGATCCCAGGCTCGCTATATCCGACGAAGCTGCAAGCCTAATGCCATGCTCGAAACATATCTTTCAGACGGCTATGAGCTTCACTTTTGGCTTGTAACCGACAGGCAGGTCGCAGCTAGGGAAGAAATCACACTGCCCTGGGACTTCCGATTCCCCAATGAGAATAAGTCACGGATGCTCCGGGTTCTGGGGCTCAGTGACGAAGACACTTCAGCCCACGCCGAGTCTTCTGTTGACGATGGGGAATATCAGGCACTTACGAGCTGGCTGCACAACATCCTTTCCGAATATGGAGGCTGTGCGTGCAACCTTGGATCAGAATGTGCATTTGCCCGCTTCCATCGGAATCATTTGGGCAAATCACAGGCGCCAGCAAACCCacccaagaccaagaagcgAAAAAGCAAAACACAAAGTTCGTCCACCATCGGCACAGGGCCAGCAACGGACAGTCGAGCAGCTAGTGAAGGCCACCTTGAGGATGCTCCCGAGAATGATCGCCGATCAGTGTCTGGCTCAGCACGGAGCAAGCCTCCAAGCCGAGACCTCACCCCCACGGCCCGCCAGGGATCATTCGACACTCTTGGGATATTGACAGAGCCGACCGATCGGGACAAGCGGAAAGTCTCCATGATCGAAGAGACCTTCCGCCGGATCGAGTTACAGCAACAACCTACCAAGAAGCGGAAAGCACGCGGCTCTGATGCAGCTACTACCTCCAAGAAAGGTAGCAAGAGCAGCGCTACAACCCAGACGACAAATGCGACGAATGGACCCGACGAACGCCACTGCCACTTTGCCAATGGTGAAACAGCAATCACCAGCAAAGCAACATCACCAGCAGCAAGTGCGAAATCTGGTCGGGTCACCAAATCGAAGAAAACCAGTTCGAGGAAAGGATCTGTTGCCGTCGTTTCCCATCCTGTTCCTGCGCAGCCAGTCCGTTTGCCGTCTCGCCCCAAGTATGCCGATGCTGGTACTCAAACGAACCCCGACACCGAGGCCAACCCTGCACCCTCGCCGGCACGACCGAAAAGGAGGTTGGTTTCGGTGACGATGCGCATCATGCAGCATCATCGCTGGCTGAAAGAGCAGCAGGGCAAGCAACGACTGCTCAATCAGGCGGTTGCTACTGTCCCAATGGATGTGGATAGTCCAAAAGACAACAAGGCTGTGGTTTCAGTTGCTGGTTCGGTTCAGGATACAACTTTGAAACCCAGTGCACCAAGCAAGGTCACCACAAGTGATGTCGAGATGCCCGACGCGCCCACCGTATCAGCGAGTCATCTGAAGGCTGCCCAAAGTACTTCTGTCGTTACTGCGCCAAAGAGCAAAGTCTTGGATCTGAGGGTTCCCATGCCACCTGTTCCGCCCTTTCCAAGTTCAACCTCTTTGGCCTTGACCTCTACCACTTCTTTACCTGCAGGGACTTCGGCGGCTCAGTCATCATTTTCCGTTACTGGTCTGCCAAGTCCCCTGGGGCCGTCGTCTATCAATGGTCTGACTGCAAACCCAAGCCCAATAAAGAAAAAGTTGAGCTTGAGTGATTACACCAAAAGCAGGATGAACAAAGCTGCGGCAGCTCGCCCATCGGTTAGTGTGCCCTCTCTGAAGCCCAATGCTGCTTTGGACGAGCCAAAGTTGACCACCAGTGACGACAATGGTGGAGCTGCTTCTGGCTCCCCAACCACGGAAAAGGTGACTGATACGACTGGCTCGACCACAGCCGCTTTGGCCTTGACAACTGCAAGCAGCTCTGTGTAA
- a CDS encoding phosphatidylglycerol/phosphatidylinositol transfer protein has translation MRLSAAVIALLSTSAAAFSVYRENSVSANDELDVPGKSPLRFCDAAADRKDDIVTIEEVILTPNPPEAGQTLTIEASGIVKEAIEEGAYVNLQVKYGYIRLINTSADLCKEMKNVELECPIKKGRLSITKNVELPKEIPPGKYTVEADVYNSDDKHITCLTATVFFGRKTLGFLDDL, from the exons ATGAGGCTTTCCGCAGCTGTCATCGCTCTCCTTTCCACGAGCGCCGCCGCTTTTAGCGTTTATCGCGAAAACAGCGTCTCTGCCAACGATGAACTCGATGTTCCCGGAAAGTCGCCCTTGAGGTTTTGTGACGCTGCGGCCGATCGCAAAGATGACATTGTTACCATCGAGGAGGTCATATTGACACCAAACCCTCCTGAGGC CGGTCAGACCCTGACAATCGAGGCGTCTGGTATCGTCAAGGAGGCCATCGAGGAAGGGGCATACGTCAACTTGCAAGTCAAGTATGGCTACATCCGCCTGATCAACACCTCTGCCGACCTGTGCAAGGAGATGAAGAACGTGGAGCTCGAATGCCCCATCAAGAAGGGCAGACTCTCGATTACCAAGAACGTTGAGCTGCCCAAGGAGATCCCACCT GGCAAGTACACTGTTGAGGCCGATGTCTACAACAGCGACGATAAGCACATCACCTGCTTGACCGCCACCGTCTTCTTTGGTCGCAAGACTCTTGGCTTCCTTGACGATCTCTGA
- the vma-7 gene encoding vacuolar membrane ATPase 7, whose amino-acid sequence MATSQADARDRQFLAVIGDEDSVTGLLLAGIGHVTAPPDSQKNFLVVDNKTDNAAIEAAFDRFTTERKDIGIVLINQHIADRIRHRVDTHTAAFPTVLEIPSKDHPYDPEKDSVLRRVRRLFGE is encoded by the exons ATGGCAACTTCCCAAGCAGACGCTAGGGACCGTCAGTTCCTGGCTGTAATTGGAGACGAG GACTCCGTCACGGGACTCCTCCTTGCAGGCATTGGC CACGTTACGGCTCCCCCAGATTCGCAAAAGAACTTTCTTGTGGTGGACAACAAGACGGATAACGCTGCTATCGAGGCGGCCTTTGACCGCTTCACAACCGAGAGGAAGGACATTGGCATTGTTTTGATTAACCAACAT ATCGCTGATAGGATACGACACCGAGTCGACACTCATACCGCGGCCTTCCCTACCGTTCTCGAGATCCCGAGCAAAGACCACCCTTACGACCCTGAGAAGGACAGTGTTCTCCGCAGAGTCCGTCGTCTGTTTGGTGAATAA
- the leu-2 gene encoding 3-isopropylmalate dehydratase, producing the protein MPSAESTPRTLYDKVFQAHIVDEKLDGTILLYIDRHLVHEVTSPQAFEGLENAGRQVRRPDCTLATTDHNVPTTSRKALKDIASFIKEDDSRTQCVTLEENVKKFGITYFGLSDKRQGIVHVIGPEQGFTLPGTTVVCGDSHTSTHGAFGALAFGIGTSEVEHVLATQCLITKRSKNMRVQVDGELAPGVSSKDVILHVIGQIGTAGGTGAVIEFCGSVIRSLSMEARMSICNMSIEAGARAGMVAPDEITFEYLKGRPLAPRYGSEEWNKAVTYWKSLASDPDAKYDIDVFIDGKDIIPTVTWGTSPEDVVPITGVVPDPETFATEGKKAAGRRMIEYMGLVPGTPMEDIEVDKVFIGSCTNSRIEDLRAAAQVVKGKKIAANIKRALIVPGSGLVKDQAEAEGLDKIFQEAGFEWREAGCSMCLGMNPDILSPKERCASTSNRNFEGRQGAQGRTHLMSPVMAAAAAIVGKLADVRKLTDYKSSPHVEAAVIPETTSTAKAHTDERIEEDDVEKDKLADQPQDSSPQVNTSVSKSSAGLPKFTNLKGIAAPMEKANIDTDAIIPKQFLKTIKRTGLGSALFYEMRYNPDGSENPNFVLNREPYRSAKIIVCTGANFGCGSSREHAPWALNDFGVKSVIAPSFADIFFNNSFKNGMLPIAIKDQAALERVHAEAAAGREIEIDLPNQLIKDADGNTLCEFEVEEFRKHCLVNGLDDIGLTMQMEDKIAEYEAKMSQQTPWLDGRAYLKRKGQGGKLVAKAVPVPKTNRGEEKKEPLEW; encoded by the exons ATGCCGTCAGCAGAGAGTACCCCCCGTACCCTTTACGACAAGGTCTTCCAGGCCCATATCGTCGACGAGAAGCTTGACGGTACCATTCTCCTCTACATTGACCGCCACTTGGTCCACGAAGTCACCTCTCCT CAAGCTTTTGAGGGCCTCGAAAACGCCGGACGCCAAGTTCGCAGGCCAGACTGCACCCTTGCTACCACCGATCAC AATgtccccaccacctccaggaAAGCGCTGAAGGATATCGCCAGCTTCATCAAGGAGGATGATTCGAGGACGCAGTGCGTCACCCTCGAGGAGAACGTCAAGAAGTTCGGCATCACATACTTTGGCCTCAGCGACAAGAGGCAAGGTATCGTCCACGTCATCGGCCCCGAGCAGGGCTTCACCCTTCCCGGCACCACGGTCGTCTGCGGCGACTCCCATACTTCTACCCATGGCGCTTTCGGCGCTCTCGCTTTCGGTATCGGCACCTCCGAGGTCGAGCACGTCCTCGCCACCCAGTGCCTCATCACCAAGCGCAGCAAGAACATGAGGGTTCAGGTCGACGGTGAGCTTGCGCCCGGTGTGAGTTCCAAGGATGTCATCCTCCACGTTATTGGTCAGATCGGTACTGCCGGCGGTACTGGTGCCGTCATCGAGTTCTGCGGCTCCGTCATCCGCAGCCTCAGCATGGAGGCCCGCATGTCCATCTGCAACATGTCGATCGAGGCCGGCGCCAGAGCCGGTATGGTGGCTCCCGATGAGATCACCTTTGAGTACCTCAAGGGCAGGCCCCTTGCCCCCCGCTACGGATCCGAGGAGTGGAACAAGGCCGTCACCTACTGGAAGTCTCTCGCCTCCGACCCCGATGCCAAGTACGATATCGATGTCTTCATCGACGGCAAGGATATCATCCCCACTGTTACCTGGGGTACCTCCCCCGAGGACGTTGTCCCCATCACCGGTGTTGTTCCCGACCCCGAGACCTTCGCTACCGAGGGCAAGAAGGCTGCTGGCCGTCGCATGATCGAGTACATGGGCCTCGTTCCCGGCACCCCCATGGAGGACATTGAGGTCGACAAGGTCTTCATCGGCTCCTGCACCAACTCCCGTATCGAGGATCTCCGCGCTGCCGCCCAGGTcgtcaagggcaagaagatcGCCGCCAACATCAAGCGCGCCCTCATCGTCCCCGGCTCCGGTCTCGTAAAGGACCAAGCTGAGGCCGAGGGCCTTGACAAGATCTTCCAGGAGGCCGGTTTCGAGTGGCGCGAGGCTGGTTGCTCCATGTGCCTTGGTATGAACCCCGACATCCTCTCCCCCAAGGAGCGTTGCGCCTCCACCAGCAACCGCAATTTCGAGGGTCGCCAGGGTGCCCAGGGCCGCACTCATTTGATGTCCCCCGtcatggccgccgccgccgccatcgtcGGCAAGCTCGCCGACGTGCGCAAGCTCACCGACTACAAGTCCAGCCCGCATGTTGAGGCCGCTGTCATTCCTGAAACTACCTCCACCGCCAAGGCCCACACTGACGAGCGtatcgaggaggacgatgtcGAGAAGGACAAGCTCGCCGACCAGCCCCAGGACTCCTCTCCCCAAGTCAACACCTCGGTCTCCAAGTCCTCTGCTGGCCTCCCCAAGTTCACCAACCTCAAGGGCATCGCTGCGCCCATGGAGAAGGCCAACATCGACACGGACGCCATCATCCCCAAGCAGTTCCTCAAGACCATCAAGCGCACCGGTCTCGGCTCCGCCCTCTTCTACGAGATGCGTTACAACCCTGACGGCAGCGAGAACCCCAACTTTGTCCTCAACCGCGAGCCGTACCGCTCCGCCAAGATCATCGTCTGCACAGGCGCCAACTTTGGCTGCGGCTCCTCGCGCGAGCACGCCCCTTGGGCACTCAACGACTTCGGCGTCAAGTCCGTCATCGCCCCTTCCTTCGCCGACATCTTCTTTAACAACTCCTTCAAGAACGGCATGCTGCCCATCGCGATCAAGGACCAAGCCGCTCTCGAGCGCGTGCACGCCGAGGCCGCGGCCGGCCGCGAGATCGAGATCGACTTGCCCAACCAGCTAATCAAGGATGCTGACGGTAACACCCTCTGCGAgttcgaggtcgaggagtTCAGGAAGCACTGTCTCGTTAACGGGCTGGACGATATCGGTCTGACAATGCAGATGGAGGATAAGATTGCCGAGTACGAGGCGAAGATGAGCCAGCAGACGCCCTGGTTGGATGGACGCGCGTATCTCAAGAGGAAGGGACAGGGTGGCAAGTTGGTGGCTAAGGCGGTCCCAGTACCGAAGACTAACCgcggggaggagaagaaggagccgCTCGAGTGGTAA